The following coding sequences are from one Thunnus maccoyii chromosome 17, fThuMac1.1, whole genome shotgun sequence window:
- the cdc40 gene encoding pre-mRNA-processing factor 17 encodes MSAAVSSLVSYGSNSDSEDESESNTDTEKVDPMNPDATAHLKPLQPGHTMSVAVLNSAPEVAVKEAVETGVHLDPSLKEVAYNPTYETMFAPEFGPVNPFKTQQMAAPRNMLSGYAEPAHVNDFMFEQQRRTFSTYGYALDPSVDTHEVTTSSYIGAVDEAEKNKGLTVFESGHKKSEKRKKIKGGDAAEIDNFLGPWAKYLDEKDVAKPSEDEQKELDEITAKRQKKGRNEEDAPAEEKTILHVKDMYDYQGRSYLHVPQDVGINLRSAEAPDKCYLPKKQIHVWSGHTKGVSAIRLFPSSGHLLLSSSMDCKIKLWEVYGERRCIRTFIGHSKAVRDICYNNTGTQFLSAAYDRYLKLWDTETGQCISRFTNRKVPYCVKFNPDEEKQNLFVAGMSDKKIVQWDIRTGEVVQEYDRHLGAVNTITFVDENRRFVSTSDDKSLRVWEWDIPVDFKYIAEPSMHSMPAVTLSPNGKWLACQSMDNQILIFGAQNRFRLNKKKVFKGHMVAGYACQVDFSPDMSYVVSGDADGKLNIWDWKTTKLYHRIKAHDKVCISALWHPHETSKVITCGWDGQIKLWD; translated from the exons ATGTCTGCCGCCGTAAGCTCCCTCGTCTCGTACGGTAGCAATTCAGATTCAGAAGATGAGTCGGAATCTAATACCGATACCGAGAAAGTGGACCCGATGAATCCGGACGCCACGGCTCACCTTAAACCTTTGCAGCCTGGACACACGATGTCTGTGGCTGTTCTCAATTCTGCTCCGGAGGTCGCCGTTAAG GAGGCTGTTGAGACCGGCGTACATCTGGACCCTTCGTTGAAAGAAGTTGCTTATAACCCAACATATGAAACCATGTTTGCGCCAGAG TTTGGGCCCGTAAACCCATTTAAAACCCAGCAGATGGCTGCCCCCAGGAACATGTTATCTGGCTACGCAGAACCTGCTCACGTCAACGACTTTATGTTTGAACAGCAAAGGAGGACCTTCTCAACCTATG GTTATGCTTTAGATCCATCTGTTGACACACACGAAGTAACCACTAGTAGCTACATTGGTGCAGTGGATGAGGCTGAGAAAAATAAAG GACTAACTGTGTTTGAGAGCGGACATAAGAAGTcggagaaaaggaaaaagatcaAAGGTGGAGATGCAGCAGAGATTGACAACTTCCTTGGGCCGTGGGCAAAATATTTAGATGAGAAAGATGTGGCCAAACCATCAGAG gaTGAGCAGAAGGAGCTGGATGAGATCACAGCCAAAAGGCAGAAGAAGGGAAGGAATGAAGAAGATGCTCCAGCAGAAGAGAAGACTATTCTCCATG TTAAAGACATGTATGATTACCAGGGCAGGTCCTACCTCCACGTCCCTCAGGACGTGGGCATCAACCTGCGTTCTGCAGAAGCCCCAGACAAGTGTTACCTGCCTAAGAAACAGATCCATGTTTGGTCAGGACACACCAAG GGTGTCAGTGCTATCCGACTGTTTCCAAGCTCTGGTCATCTACTGCTCTCCAGCTCCATGGACTGCAAGATCAAG CTGTGGGAGGTGTACGGCGAGAGGAGGTGTATACGAACATTTATTG GTCACAGCAAGGCAGTGCGAGACATTTGCTACAACAACACCGGCACCCAGTTCCTCAGCGCTGCTTATGACCGCTACCTCAAACTCTGGGACACTGAGACAG GCCAATGTATCTCCCGCTTCACCAACAGGAAGGTACCGTACTGCGTCAAGTTCAACCCGGACGAGGAGAAACAGAACCTTTTCGTGGCCGGCATGTCAGATAAGAAGATTGTTCAG TGGGACATCAGGACCGGCGAGGTGGTTCAGGAGTACGACCGTCACCTGGGCGCTGTCAACACCATCACATTCGTTGATGAGAATCGTCGGTTCGTCAGCACGTCGGATGACAAGAGTCTTCGAGTTTGGGAATG GGACATCCCTGTGGACTTCAAGTACATCGCTGAGCCCAGCATGCACTCCATGCCAGCTGTGACGCTCTCTCCCAATG GCAAGTGGCTTGCATGTCAGTCCATGGACAATCAGATCCTGATCTTTGGAGCCCAAAACCGCTTCAGACTGAACAAGAAGAAGGTCTTCAAGGGTCACATGGTGGCTGGCTATGCCTGCCAAGTCGACTTCTCCCCAGACATGAG CTATGTGGTGTCAGGAGATGCGGATGGAAAGCTGAATATTTGGGACTGGAAGACCACCAAGCTTTACCACAGGATCAAGGCTCATGACAAGGTGTGCATCAGTGCTCTGTGGCATCCGCATGAAACCTCTAAGGTCATCACCTGTGGCTGGGACGGACAAATCAAACTCTGGGATTAG